Below is a window of Candidozyma auris chromosome 3, complete sequence DNA.
GCACGGGTCCGTTGCCTTATCCCCTCCCCTCAGACTCagtttcgcagccatttctacCTCCTCTACTTCTTTCGCCTGTGAGTCCAATGCCATGGCCGTAGAGGAAACAATAATACAAGACATCAAATAAAAGCATGATCTAAACAATGGGTACTTAGAGAAATGAAAACCAGAATTGTAAAGCTGATATGGCAAATACCCTAACCGGTCAACTTTCACCTGCTTGAGTCCTGGCGGTCAAACTTCATGGTTTTGGGCGGGGCGCGGCGAACACTGTCTGTTTACACAATTCATCTTGCCCAAAAGTCCAGTTACACTACATCCGCACATAAATAAATCGTGAACCGAAAACCTTTGCTGTCGTCTCCGAAGTTGACTTAGTTGATGCATTCCGGTTaaactttctctttggcttgccAAATTGACCAGTAAGCTGAACCCCTCGGGACGTTAGTGCGCACGTGATCGTGACAACAACCTGCATCGCCAAACCACAACCTCACACGGTGAAAAGCGATAACAACACATTTACAACTTCGTCGGTGGCCGCGGACTCCAAACAAACAACGCTGTTTTACTTGTGAATTCCGAAttattctttcttctggaGCCGAGTCGTCTGTCCCTCCTACGTATTCCTACTGTTCTTCCTACGAGCACGCCACGAGAGCCCCACGCGCCTCTCACACGTCACTACTCCTGAATTCCCTCTGAAGCGCATAGATTAGTACTTCTGCCCACGCGATTGCAGAAAGTACGTTTTGTTCGATATACGCTCCTCAAGATACGGCGTTGATTGCTGAGATTATCCGAATATTTCGTTGTTTGATAGAGTCATGTTGAATGAAAACCTTCATAAAGACGAGTACATCCTAAACGAGGTGGTCAATAACCAGACCTCCGAGTGCAAGCGCATGTACGTGAAAGAgtacaaaaaaattggtgaAGGTGCTTTTGGAACCGTGGTTGAGGCATGCTTGTCATATGTCAACGACGACGGCCATCCACAAGACGAGAAGCTTGGGCCCTTTGCTATCAAAAGGGTGTTGGCCCAGACCGAGTATAAGTGCAGAGAGTTGGAAATCTTACGAACGGTGAAGCATCCCAATATCGTAACATTgcgcttcttttttgacaaGAGAAGCAAGCTAGACGGCAAGATGTACCAAAACCTCGTAATGGAGTGCTTACCCTCTAACTTACAGAATGAGATCAAGTACTATCGCCAGTCGAAGTACACAATTCCCTACCCACACATGAAAGCATACACATTCCAATTGACGAGAGCAATGCTTTATTTGCACAGCCTTAACATTCTGCACCGTGACATTAAGCCGTCGAACATATTGGTGGACCCATCGACCGTGAGATTAAAGATATGTGATTTTGGTTCCGCCAAGCAATTGGAGCCAAACCAGCCTTCCGTAAGCTACATATGTTCGAGATATTATCGTGCACCAGAGCTCATTGTGGGATGCACCGTTTATACGACAAAGATCGACATTTGGGGTTTGGGATGTGTCATAGCAGAGATGTTTTTGGGTAAAccaatttttcaaggacAGTCCTCCGAGTCGcaattgaaggaaatcTCAAAGTTGTTGGGTCCCCCTCCAAAgacctttttcttcaagagcaacCCGCAATATAGAGGGAACATGTTCTCCACGAAGTTGTTTAGCTGCTCGGTACAAGAAAGATTTGAACAAATCTTCTCCATGTCTCCTCCTGATGTTATTGATTTGCTACTTAAAATTCTTGTTTACGACCCTGAATTTAGAGCCAGCCCGAGCGCAGTTCTAGCGCACcctttctttgatgaaCTAAGGAAGGATCATTTCCAGGTGTACCCTAGAGGTGCGCATGAACCCATGGAACTCAACTTACTTGACTTTACACCCTATGAGCTAGACTTGTTGGGCCCTTATAAAGAACTGTTCTTGAGGTAGTCGCGAGAGAGCTGGGAAACCAATTATAGAGATCCGACCTTGCATACTACTAATTCACTAATACAATCTCTTTGACGCAGTAATTATCTTAGTAACCATGTAAATATTCGAAAAATGTCGCTCCATTATACTCTTTTTGTTGTCGTTGTTCATCTTATTATTACTATATTGATAATTACAATAAGCAACATAATTCGTAAAAGCCATTTAGTTTAGGGCCAAGCTGTAACTGTACTCGTCTTCGATGTTTTGTGATAACCACAAAACAATGCAACTTAGCATGATACAGCCGTTGCAAATAATGTTAGATACACCCATGCCCAAAGTGGGGAAGGTGTAGtgcttcatcaagaactttaGGATGAATACCATGAAAGAGCCGGCTAAACCCCCGGCCAATAAggaaaaaccaaaaaataaaatcaCCCTAGCTGCCCAAGCATGCGAATTGCCATCgcccaagaaggagttcTGACCGTCCGCAAACAAATTCGATTTCTCAATAGAGTTCACTATGAACATGCCCAAAGTAGAGCAGATGAATGGGATCCAGTCCACGAAAGTAATATGTACAACACTAGCGTTGACAGTTTTGGAATATATCGCAGCATCCACCATAGACCAGAAACCGATTGCGAACAAGGCTCCGGCGAGGTAAACACCTGCAGATCTAAGTTTCTGAGACTTCGGAAGACGAAGTAAAGAGGCGTCAAAACGGAAAAGTCCTCTGCGTTGATCCATTGGGTAAAGGAGTTGACTTGTTAGATTGGTGCGTTCCACCTCTTGATATCCGGCGCACACAGAGAGGTACAGGTCCACACAGTATAGTCAGGACCCGAAGTGATGGTGAATTGACGAACACTTTCGGTATGAATTCTTTGGAATTCAATCATTTTCAGACTTTTGCACTTGCCGAGTGATTGGGACTGGTTCTTCAGTTCCGTCCGCAGGatcttcaccttcagcAGAGTACTCCGACTCTGGATCTGCAGATGATTCCATGTCTGACTTTGCGGTGCCATTTCCATTGACGGCTTTCATGTTGGGATTAAGGTCATAAACATGGACATCTCCCTGAAGAGTGCAAGTAGCTAACTCGGCTCCGTCGTCCTTTGAGTCTATCCCTAGGACAGTCTCACCTGCTTGTAACTGATAGACAATATCTTTGCTTTGCACgctccaaaaaagaacaccAGCCTTATCACTTCCGGAAGATACAAGAGGTTCTGGTGTTGCCGTGATGAAGCATGAACTGCAATTGTACTTCTCGCAAATGCTCTTCAGTGTATCATTGGACGTATACGTTTTCATAACTTTATTGCTCATGTAGTCCCAAAGTCTGATCTTGCCGTCTAAACTCGTACTGAGTATATACTTGCCATTGGGCGTAACTTGCACATTCGATATGGGGAAGTTGACAACGTCGTTGGTGGACGCTGTGGCTGTACCATGCGAGGAACTGTTGTACACTAGCGTTTTAAGACACTGGCCAGACTCCAAGTCAAAGAGTCTCATTAGACCATCGTACGAAGcgctgatgatgatggtaTCGTCTGGTGTGAGGCACACAGAGCTTACAGGGTCAGAATGAGCAGCAAGCGTCTTGAGACTTCGTCCTGTGGTAAGATCCCAGATTACCACCGTCTCGTCAGCAGCACCACttacaagaagattgcCCTTAGAATTGAAGCATAGTGCAGACACGTGGTAAGTATGCTTCTTGAGTATTCTTATACACGCCCCCTTTACTATAGACCAGATCCTCACCGTCAAGTCGTCTGAGCACGAGGCAATGATGCTGCTATCAACTGTGGAGAAGACAATGTCTGAGATGCCCTTGTTGTGACCCTTAAGAGTAAGCTTATGCTTACCAGATGCGTAATCGTATATGTGAATAAGTCCAGTTGAGGTGCACGTCGCTAGTAGCTGATGATCTGGAGAGATGCGGACAGCGTTCACCAGAGCCTGTGAATCGCCTTTGATGACGTAACGCTCATTATATAGGTCTGAAAATTGTCCATTGACGGTTTTCTCAGCTTTTGCCTTCTTATCAAGGTGTTCACCGTTTTCTATCATGAATTATGTACAATAGTTGTGATGTCGTATCTCGCGGGAGTAGTTCGCGCAGTATACTATTTTTCACTGCGTTGCATACTTCAGTttgtcttcatcttctcgaGCCACGATTCAAGAAGACTTCTATTGATTTCGTCTAGCGTGCTGCTATTGCTACTTTTTTCGAAGGGCTTTCGTTCTGACACCACAGTATTTTGCAAAGACGATGGTAGAATGAGTCGTTGTAGTTGTTGCCTGGCGCTGTTTTCCAGCAGAGGACGTGCCACCTCCTTGAATAGATACTTCAAATATTGCGCAGCTAGAATACGATTTGGAGAGTCATTCGGACTGTCGCTGGATTGTGCTGTGATGAAGAGCTGAAAAAAGATTTCGTTAAGCTGTACGATTTGGTCGTACTGCTCTGTCATCAAGTTAGTTCTGCGCTCCATCTTTTGAAACACTCGATTGAGGATTTTTATGAATTCTTGTTTTGTGTTGCTCCCGTCTCCTTCGTTTTTCGCGTACACGGAGCTGGGCGTTGGCGATGGAGAAGTCTTGCTAGGAGAAGACTTGTCGTCAGCCAAAGGCATATTCTCGTTATCTGAGCTCAAGTCAAATGCAagtctgctgctgcctttGTGAGCTTCAGCACCGCCATTGATCCAtttctcttgatttttctGAATCTCTGTAGGTGCGTAATACCTCTTGGTCTTGGTAATGTGGTTTTCTTGATCCCACAAATGTTTCTTTGTGATCAACCTTCGAAGATCTTTTTTCCTCTGCTCGTCCGAGATGCCATCCGCTTTCTTTATAAAGCTATGTCGTAACAATCGAGTGGCAGACCATCGATCTCGTGGTTGCATTACGAAGCACTTCTGAAAAAAATCTAGCAATTCGTGTGACCAGTTCTTGCTCAGTTCTGTCTGTATAAGCTCCCAGAAATCGCTATCTGTTCTACAGCTCGATATTTGTCGTAGGGCTTTCATTGGGGCGAAATGTTCTTGCAAAGGTGGCTTGCCATTCCTGAGCTCGAAAACGCAGCACCCTAAGGACCATATGTCAGCCTTATAACTGTGTCCACCGGTACTGTTGAGAATCACCTCTGGAGCCATCCAGTAGGGTGTCCCTACAGTTGTATTTctccttgaaaaatttgatgaaagttGAGTCGACACGCCAAAATCCGTAAGCTTAACCTCTCCCCCATGCCCTAGCAAGATATTTTGAGACTTCAAATCCCGATGAATTTTACCCTGACCGTGCAAATAAGCAAGCGCTATAAGCacttcttttgcaattgcagCCACTAGCCTCTCATCTGTAATGGGTCCagccttcaacaaatcGAACAAGCTTCCTCCACTCACATATTCCATAATCACCCACAATTTATACTTTTTCACAAACGAGCCAATGTAACGCGTAATCTGTGGAATTCTGCATTCGGATAGAATGGTAATTTCCCGATTGACCTCGAAAATATCCGCCAGGTCGCTCTCTAGGTCTATCTGTTTGATTGCAACTTCCTTTCCcgtctccttcaacactcCTCTATAGACCACACCAAAGCCGCCTCGCCCAACCTCTTCACACACTTCTAGCTCCTCTGAGCTGATGATCCTCTTCATAAAAACCACTCGCTAACAAGAAATTGGTGTTATTATGGGGGATTACTCGAGGGAGAATGCTCAATACTAGGTGCATTTTACATACATCAACATCGCGCTCCGCAAACTACGCCTAATTGTAATTCCTAAGAAAATGATGGGCATCAAGCGATGTGCCATCAAAGCCTTAAATATTCCATACTTTCGAGGACCGAGATTCTTTTCCTTATCTAGGcgacatcttcaagatgtctTCAATGAtgtcttcatcaccaacactCTACGAACGAACAAGCTGGAGAACGA
It encodes the following:
- the SWD3 gene encoding Swd3p; amino-acid sequence: MIENGEHLDKKAKAEKTVNGQFSDLYNERYVIKGDSQASVNAVRISPDHQLLATCTSTGLIHIYDYASGKHKLTLKGHNKGISDIVFSTVDSSIIASCSDDLTVRIWSIVKGACIRILKKHTYHVSALCFNSKGNLLVSGAADETVVIWDLTTGRSLKTLAAHSDPVSSVCLTPDDTIIISASYDGLMRLFDLESGQCLKTLVYNSSSHGTATASTNDVVNFPISNVQVTPNGKYILSTSLDGKIRLWDYMSNKVMKTYTSNDTSKSICEKYNCSSCFITATPEPLVSSGSDKAGVLFWSVQSKDIVYQLQAGETVLGIDSKDDGAELATCTLQGDVHVYDLNPNMKAVNGNGTAKSDMESSADPESEYSAEGEDPADGTEEPVPITRQVQKSEND
- a CDS encoding serine/threonine protein kinase YGK3, with product MLNENLHKDEYILNEVVNNQTSECKRMYVKEYKKIGEGAFGTVVEACLSYVNDDGHPQDEKLGPFAIKRVLAQTEYKCRELEILRTVKHPNIVTLRFFFDKRSKLDGKMYQNLVMECLPSNLQNEIKYYRQSKYTIPYPHMKAYTFQLTRAMLYLHSLNISHRDIKPSNILVDPSTVRLKICDFGSAKQLEPNQPSVSYICSRYYRAPELIVGCTVYTTKIDIWGLGCVIAEMFLGKPIFQGQSSESQLKEISKLLGPPPKTFFFKSNPQYRGNMFSTKLFSCSVQERFEQIFSMSPPDVIDLLLKILVYDPEFRASPSAVLAHPFFDELRKDHFQVYPRGAHEPMELNLLDFTPYELDLLGPYKESFLR